One genomic window of Cellulophaga sp. Hel_I_12 includes the following:
- a CDS encoding PKD domain-containing protein, whose amino-acid sequence MKNLKKIFYLLFLTLGIGCSNDDNTTENENMPVADFSFTSDGSTFTFTNLSTNAEAYRWDFGDLNFYSYDKDPVYTYNIKGGELTVSLTVFNADGQEAYIAKTIEAPIIINADITIDGDFEDWDVVPVAAEFPETNRSIKLMKFYTKGPKIYIYFQGGTTMELPVIDMMFNTDMNSATGYNENWNIGAEFLYEGPAVIPGWGSFYEHVGPGNGFSWNPIPSPEFRGSGVVSIDASTNAVEFSVPKSFFGTVGETVDFGVFVSYGAEIYPDPSGAPIVIEIQ is encoded by the coding sequence ATGAAAAATTTAAAAAAAATATTTTACCTACTTTTTCTTACCTTAGGAATAGGCTGTTCAAATGACGATAATACAACAGAAAATGAAAATATGCCCGTTGCTGACTTTTCATTCACAAGTGATGGTAGTACATTTACGTTTACAAATCTTTCTACAAATGCAGAAGCCTATCGTTGGGATTTTGGAGATCTTAACTTCTATTCTTATGATAAAGATCCCGTATACACCTATAATATTAAAGGAGGCGAATTAACCGTTTCTCTTACCGTTTTTAATGCAGATGGACAAGAAGCTTATATTGCTAAAACCATAGAGGCTCCAATTATTATTAATGCTGACATTACGATTGATGGAGATTTTGAAGATTGGGATGTGGTTCCTGTGGCAGCTGAGTTTCCAGAAACGAACCGCTCTATTAAATTGATGAAATTTTACACAAAAGGCCCAAAAATTTACATTTATTTTCAAGGTGGAACTACTATGGAATTACCCGTGATAGATATGATGTTTAATACAGACATGAATTCAGCAACAGGTTATAATGAAAATTGGAATATTGGAGCGGAATTTCTTTATGAAGGTCCAGCTGTTATTCCAGGATGGGGATCATTTTACGAGCATGTAGGTCCTGGAAATGGATTTTCTTGGAACCCTATACCTTCTCCTGAATTTAGAGGATCGGGTGTTGTAAGTATAGATGCATCCACCAATGCTGTAGAATTTAGTGTACCGAAAAGTTTTTTCGGCACCGTTGGCGAGACTGTTGATTTTGGAGTTTTTGTTAGTTACGGTGCGGAGATTTATCCAGATCCTTCAGGTGCCCCAATTGTGATAGAAATTCAATAA
- a CDS encoding DUF4832 domain-containing protein: protein MKFLTVGLLFLMVNSSCQSNGDSPNEETEEIGINKISYTVSNDVFSNPERGFMHSLSVASEGTPLNEVYLANLKGENVTLILRLYNLEKFKETALSETQLNLIKTDFERLRNAGIKCVLRFAYNENQESTDAALNVIETHLDQLKPIFAVNADVIAFVQAGFIGSWGEWYYTTNGLTSIENKKAVMTKLLDAFPPEIKIQLRTPLYKQQIFNYSSAMNADVGYSLSDIARVGFHNDCFLASSNDYGTYENVIIEKQFISQEALYVPTGGETCPPSGIPLATCLTATSEMELLKWTYLNLDYYGPVLQGWKDANCFNDFQRKLGYRLAFQSAEFSNMASSSFQINVTINNIGFAPVYNTKNTNLVFRSKTTGAIYKKKLTFDVRKVIPKISYNLSETVSLSNIPADTYELLMEINDASSELAERNEYKIRLANTNVWEAETGFNKLGHTLIIN, encoded by the coding sequence ATGAAATTTTTAACCGTTGGATTACTTTTTTTAATGGTCAACTCTAGTTGTCAAAGCAATGGAGACAGTCCAAATGAGGAAACAGAAGAAATAGGAATAAATAAAATATCATACACTGTTTCGAATGATGTTTTTTCAAATCCCGAAAGAGGCTTTATGCATTCGTTGTCAGTTGCTTCTGAAGGTACGCCTTTAAACGAAGTATACTTAGCGAATCTTAAAGGTGAAAATGTAACCCTCATTTTAAGATTATATAATCTTGAAAAATTCAAGGAAACAGCTTTAAGTGAAACTCAACTAAATCTCATTAAAACAGATTTCGAACGTTTGCGAAATGCTGGAATTAAATGTGTACTTCGTTTTGCCTATAACGAAAATCAGGAGAGTACAGATGCTGCTCTAAACGTTATTGAAACACATTTAGATCAGTTGAAACCAATATTCGCAGTAAATGCAGATGTTATTGCTTTTGTACAAGCTGGATTTATAGGTTCTTGGGGAGAATGGTATTACACTACAAACGGATTAACATCGATTGAAAATAAAAAAGCAGTGATGACGAAACTATTGGATGCTTTTCCGCCGGAAATTAAAATCCAATTGCGAACACCACTCTATAAGCAACAAATATTTAATTATTCCTCAGCAATGAATGCCGATGTGGGCTATAGTCTTTCGGATATAGCAAGAGTAGGTTTTCATAATGATTGCTTTTTAGCTAGTTCAAATGATTATGGTACCTATGAAAATGTAATCATTGAAAAACAATTTATTAGTCAAGAAGCTTTGTATGTTCCAACTGGTGGCGAAACCTGTCCTCCTTCAGGAATTCCTCTAGCCACATGTCTAACAGCTACTAGTGAGATGGAACTGCTAAAATGGACCTATTTAAACCTAGACTATTATGGACCAGTTTTACAAGGTTGGAAAGATGCCAATTGCTTTAACGATTTTCAGCGAAAACTAGGTTATAGATTGGCTTTTCAAAGTGCTGAGTTTTCCAATATGGCCAGTTCCAGTTTTCAAATTAATGTCACCATAAATAATATTGGTTTTGCACCAGTATACAATACAAAGAATACAAACCTTGTATTTCGTTCAAAGACCACTGGCGCTATTTACAAGAAAAAATTAACTTTTGACGTGCGCAAAGTAATACCTAAAATAAGCTACAATTTAAGCGAAACTGTTTCCTTAAGTAATATTCCTGCGGACACTTATGAATTATTAATGGAAATTAATGACGCTTCTTCAGAATTAGCCGAAAGAAATGAATATAAAATTCGATTAGCAAATACAAACGTTTGGGAGGCAGAAACTGGTTTTAATAAATTAGGTCATACACTAATTATAAATTAA
- a CDS encoding Gfo/Idh/MocA family protein: MDKKEKNMDSRRNFIKKSAIVGTGITLLPGFTFGMDSNKEKLKVGLIGVGLRGTNHLNNLLLRNDVDITAICDVDPTRITRATELITSKKFKKPIVFGKDDYDYRNLLALDNVDAVIIATPWLWHTRMAKDTMRAGKYTGLEVSAANTMEECWDLVNTHEETGTHLMILENVNYRRDIMAVLNMVKQDVFGELIHFRCGYQHDLRHIKFNDGINPEHVGAEFGDKGISEAKWRTQHSLLRNADVYPTHGIGPIAAMCNINRGNRFSSITSHATKGIGLHNYIVKVGGENHPNAKLKFKLGDVITSTVETTNGETILITHDTNLPRPYSLGFRVQGANGLWEDDGNRIHIDGTTEAHQWDVADKWLEKYDHPLWQKYGELANDSGHGGMDFFVINAFVEAAKLNVAPPMDAYDAAAWSAITPLSEMSIENNGEPQNFPDFTRGTWVKRTPYNWMKNNY, from the coding sequence ATGGACAAGAAAGAGAAAAATATGGACTCTAGAAGAAATTTTATAAAGAAATCTGCAATCGTTGGAACGGGTATTACCTTATTACCAGGTTTTACTTTTGGTATGGATTCAAATAAAGAAAAATTAAAGGTAGGATTAATAGGTGTTGGACTCCGCGGAACTAACCATCTAAATAATTTACTTTTAAGAAATGACGTAGACATCACTGCCATTTGCGATGTTGATCCTACAAGAATCACCCGCGCAACGGAGTTAATTACAAGTAAAAAATTTAAAAAACCAATAGTCTTTGGTAAAGATGATTATGATTACAGGAATCTTTTAGCATTGGATAATGTAGATGCAGTTATTATTGCTACGCCTTGGTTATGGCACACTCGAATGGCAAAAGATACTATGAGAGCTGGTAAATATACTGGTTTAGAAGTTTCTGCTGCAAATACAATGGAAGAATGCTGGGACTTAGTCAATACACATGAAGAAACAGGAACCCATTTAATGATCCTTGAGAATGTGAATTATAGAAGAGACATCATGGCTGTATTGAATATGGTAAAGCAAGATGTATTTGGAGAATTAATTCATTTTAGATGTGGATATCAACATGATTTACGTCATATAAAATTTAATGATGGAATTAATCCTGAACACGTTGGTGCTGAATTTGGCGATAAAGGAATTTCCGAAGCAAAATGGAGAACCCAACATTCACTATTAAGAAACGCCGATGTTTATCCAACTCATGGTATTGGGCCAATAGCGGCAATGTGTAATATTAATAGAGGAAATAGGTTTTCTTCAATTACGTCCCATGCGACAAAAGGTATTGGATTACATAATTATATAGTTAAAGTTGGTGGTGAAAATCATCCAAATGCCAAACTAAAATTTAAGCTTGGCGATGTCATTACATCAACCGTTGAAACCACCAATGGAGAAACTATACTAATTACTCATGACACCAATCTTCCTAGACCCTATTCGTTGGGATTCAGAGTCCAAGGGGCAAATGGACTATGGGAAGATGATGGAAATAGAATTCACATTGATGGTACAACAGAAGCTCATCAATGGGATGTTGCAGATAAATGGTTGGAGAAATACGACCATCCATTATGGCAAAAATATGGAGAATTGGCTAATGATTCTGGACATGGAGGTATGGATTTCTTTGTGATTAATGCATTTGTGGAAGCTGCTAAATTAAATGTTGCCCCTCCAATGGATGCTTACGATGCTGCCGCCTGGAGCGCTATTACACCTCTTTCAGAAATGTCTATTGAGAATAATGGAGAACCTCAAAATTTTCCAGACTTTACCAGAGGCACTTGGGTGAAAAGAACGCCATACAACTGGATGAAAAATAATTATTAA
- a CDS encoding RagB/SusD family nutrient uptake outer membrane protein, which translates to MKNFKIYILSSLLIILSGCDPELKSVNFDEINPSIFPSSEADVQALVVAAYFPLRGGYANGIHATAETGLMFTLDATTEILQGPYGQQQQATLHSYNPTLTAFTRYYDVFYNQISSMTLNIDRIENSDINENVKKAGIAEIKCARGLLAYELFDMYGGLVIAPLEVLQNPLIENPLARLSEQQTVDFIENDLLDAAEDLPTPDEAVYGRFSQGMARMLLIRLYLHQKRWADVETQANLIMQMNHYELDPDYVGLWQVNAPIESKEVIWAVPADYAGTSENQWQLMAAPNNFPGVQGFGTVQSSWQFYDSFETNDVRKTNLIAEYTGTDGVLYNRSNPANVMQLGPIPLKIGLDPQLPGLTTIDMIIYRYADVLLSKAEALANKTGTPSQEAIDLVNEVRNRAGLDDIILADFADIDSFNTMILLERSHEYWCENGQYRSDLIRHGKYTEYANALNGVASQSAPYKALFPFSLARISEGKGNFLQNPGYN; encoded by the coding sequence ATGAAAAATTTCAAAATATATATTCTTAGTTCATTACTAATAATACTTTCTGGATGTGATCCAGAATTAAAATCTGTTAATTTTGACGAAATTAATCCTAGTATTTTTCCTTCATCTGAAGCGGATGTACAAGCATTAGTTGTCGCAGCTTATTTCCCTTTAAGAGGTGGTTATGCCAATGGGATACATGCGACAGCGGAAACAGGTCTTATGTTTACATTAGATGCAACAACCGAAATATTACAAGGACCTTACGGACAACAACAGCAAGCCACATTGCATAGTTATAATCCAACCTTAACTGCATTTACGCGGTATTATGATGTCTTTTATAATCAAATTAGTTCAATGACCTTAAACATTGATCGTATTGAAAATTCAGATATCAATGAAAATGTAAAAAAAGCTGGAATTGCAGAGATTAAATGTGCTCGAGGCCTTCTTGCCTATGAACTTTTTGATATGTATGGAGGTTTGGTTATTGCTCCTCTTGAGGTATTACAAAATCCATTAATTGAAAATCCATTAGCGAGATTAAGTGAACAGCAAACCGTAGATTTTATAGAAAATGATCTTTTAGATGCCGCTGAAGATTTACCAACTCCAGATGAGGCTGTTTATGGTCGCTTTAGTCAAGGTATGGCTAGAATGCTATTAATTAGATTGTATTTACATCAAAAAAGATGGGCCGATGTAGAAACACAAGCCAACTTAATCATGCAAATGAATCATTATGAATTAGATCCTGATTATGTTGGTTTATGGCAAGTTAATGCCCCAATTGAAAGTAAAGAAGTAATATGGGCTGTACCTGCTGATTATGCTGGCACAAGTGAAAATCAATGGCAACTTATGGCGGCACCCAATAACTTTCCTGGAGTTCAAGGTTTTGGAACGGTACAAAGTTCTTGGCAATTTTATGATTCTTTTGAGACAAATGATGTAAGAAAAACAAATTTGATTGCGGAATATACTGGAACTGATGGAGTTCTTTATAATAGATCCAATCCGGCCAACGTAATGCAATTAGGTCCTATACCATTAAAAATTGGTTTAGATCCACAGTTGCCAGGTTTAACAACCATCGATATGATTATTTACCGGTATGCAGATGTATTGTTATCCAAAGCAGAAGCTTTGGCTAATAAAACAGGAACACCTTCTCAAGAGGCCATAGATTTAGTGAATGAGGTTAGAAATAGAGCAGGTTTAGATGATATTATCTTGGCGGATTTTGCGGATATTGACTCGTTTAATACAATGATACTTCTTGAAAGATCTCATGAATATTGGTGTGAAAATGGGCAGTATCGATCTGATTTAATTAGACATGGGAAATACACTGAATATGCTAATGCTCTTAATGGAGTTGCTAGTCAAAGTGCTCCATACAAAGCATTATTCCCATTTTCTTTAGCCCGTATAAGTGAAGGAAAAGGTAATTTTTTACAAAATCCTGGATACAACTAA
- a CDS encoding TonB-dependent receptor — translation MEQLKKLRGQGTLKFDPKMKLMLILLLLFFIKINAATYVPNTNSSFKLENDETGSVFRLNNASLQQIEITGKVVDENNQPLPGASVVLKGTVNGVTTNFDGEYAIAVPEGSTTLVVTYVGYLAQEILISNQTEINIKMSPDTTSLEEVVVVGYGTQRKKDLVGAISSVKSEELVLSSTPSIGQALQGRVSGLQITQNSAQPGGGLDIQIRGAGSINASNQPLIVVDGFPITDFQQPGSGNIYDGGTQNILNSFNPNDIASIEVLKDASSTAIYGARAANGVILITTKKGKTGKVQVDYSSSFSYQAYNDDYDVLDLKEWMQLRNEAAFENWAFQNRIAPYSNRTLEEAISSPVNGVAFTRFYSDEQIRNAGTGTDWLGLVTRNGSIQQHNIAVQGGSESTKYYLSGNLFEQKGVPKNSAFERSSLRLNIDQKINDYVNLGVNMTLSRINNDNTQLGDQPFENSGIIRSAIQQSPIIEAIDAFGNYPTNPDNAVEPNPFSLLTITDKGVIDRTLTNFYLELKPITGLTARVQAGIDQGGGSRNTYLPRTTLRGEQVNGRASISNNRKNDKLLDITLNYTKTILEDHSLNFLLGYSQQSFNSEASSAGNTDFITDAFLWNNLNAGAGVKTLSSTKLENNFVSYFGRINYVYKDRYIFTSTVRKDGASVFADNNKYGIFPSVAIGWNLAEESFIKDNTNKISQLKLRVGYGETGNADIGGNAFAAYFANPAYLNPDESLLVGVFASRLANPDLKWETTTELNLGLDFGFFNQRFSGSIEVYNKQISDLLQLKPINSYNEINTVWANVGTTQSKGVELTLNTVNVASKDFSWNSTFIFSKYDDRWKERAPDFKPSVFESEDDPIRAQFTYLSDGIMQAGETVVAQPDLFPGQIKLKDINGFQRDSFGNPVVDENGVFLRTGEADGIIDQADIVLLGSSDPDFIAGFSNTIRYKNFSLNFNFNGMFGRKIVDQTDFAYGVTAVGVAANGRNALRSVLDRWTPENPSTTRPASHYGFSQYDSGDFFLQDAWFIRLQNVSLGYALPQKWFGKYISGGNIRLDGQNLFVITPYNGIDPETDAYTAAYPNVRTFTLGIDLKF, via the coding sequence ATGGAACAACTCAAGAAATTACGGGGTCAAGGAACTCTAAAATTTGATCCCAAAATGAAGCTTATGCTCATTTTATTATTACTATTTTTTATAAAAATTAATGCAGCAACATACGTACCAAATACGAATAGTTCTTTCAAATTAGAGAACGATGAAACAGGAAGCGTATTCAGACTAAATAATGCTAGTTTACAGCAAATAGAGATTACTGGAAAAGTGGTTGATGAAAATAATCAGCCATTACCTGGAGCCTCTGTAGTTCTAAAAGGCACTGTTAATGGGGTGACTACTAATTTTGACGGTGAATATGCAATAGCAGTACCAGAAGGAAGTACAACTTTAGTAGTGACTTATGTGGGTTATTTAGCTCAGGAAATACTGATTTCCAATCAAACCGAGATCAACATTAAAATGTCTCCTGATACCACCAGTTTAGAAGAAGTTGTTGTTGTTGGTTACGGTACCCAAAGAAAAAAGGATTTGGTAGGAGCAATCTCTTCGGTGAAAAGTGAAGAGTTGGTTTTATCATCAACGCCATCTATTGGACAAGCCTTGCAGGGGCGTGTTTCTGGTTTGCAGATTACTCAAAATAGTGCCCAACCTGGAGGCGGTTTGGATATTCAAATAAGAGGCGCAGGTTCAATTAATGCAAGTAATCAACCATTAATTGTTGTCGATGGATTTCCTATAACTGATTTTCAACAACCAGGAAGTGGTAATATTTATGATGGTGGAACACAGAATATATTAAATTCATTCAACCCAAATGATATTGCATCTATTGAAGTTTTAAAAGATGCAAGTTCTACTGCAATTTATGGTGCAAGAGCTGCAAATGGAGTTATTCTGATCACAACAAAGAAAGGTAAAACAGGGAAAGTGCAAGTAGATTATTCATCCTCTTTTTCATACCAAGCCTATAATGATGATTATGATGTTTTGGATTTAAAAGAATGGATGCAATTGCGAAACGAAGCAGCTTTCGAAAATTGGGCTTTTCAAAATAGAATTGCTCCCTATAGCAATAGAACTTTAGAAGAAGCAATCTCAAGTCCAGTGAATGGTGTCGCTTTTACCCGTTTCTATTCTGATGAACAAATTAGAAATGCTGGTACAGGTACAGATTGGCTAGGTTTGGTTACAAGAAACGGAAGTATTCAACAACATAACATTGCCGTACAAGGAGGTTCAGAATCTACAAAATATTATCTCTCGGGAAACTTATTTGAGCAAAAAGGGGTTCCTAAAAATTCTGCTTTCGAAAGATCATCATTGCGTTTAAATATTGACCAAAAAATAAATGATTATGTGAATTTGGGTGTAAATATGACCTTGAGCCGCATAAATAATGACAACACACAATTAGGTGATCAACCATTTGAAAATTCAGGAATTATTCGGTCTGCAATTCAACAAAGTCCTATCATCGAAGCAATTGATGCCTTTGGTAATTATCCGACAAATCCCGATAATGCAGTGGAACCAAATCCTTTTTCGCTGCTTACGATAACGGATAAAGGTGTTATTGATAGAACATTAACAAACTTTTACTTAGAACTTAAGCCTATAACTGGTTTAACTGCGCGTGTTCAAGCGGGTATAGATCAAGGAGGTGGAAGTAGAAATACGTACTTACCTAGAACTACATTGAGAGGGGAACAAGTAAATGGTAGAGCGTCGATAAGTAATAATAGAAAGAATGATAAATTATTAGATATTACACTTAATTATACCAAAACGATTTTAGAAGATCATAGCTTAAACTTTCTACTAGGTTATTCACAACAATCATTCAATTCAGAAGCTTCTTCAGCGGGAAACACAGATTTCATTACCGACGCTTTTTTATGGAATAACCTGAATGCAGGTGCGGGGGTAAAAACATTAAGCTCAACTAAATTAGAAAATAACTTTGTTTCCTATTTTGGTCGTATTAATTATGTTTATAAGGATCGCTATATTTTTACCTCAACCGTTAGAAAAGATGGAGCAAGCGTTTTTGCTGACAATAATAAATATGGAATATTTCCATCGGTTGCTATTGGTTGGAATTTAGCCGAAGAATCTTTTATAAAAGATAATACAAATAAAATATCTCAATTAAAATTAAGAGTTGGATATGGTGAAACGGGTAACGCAGATATAGGAGGAAATGCTTTTGCTGCTTATTTCGCAAATCCTGCCTATTTAAATCCTGACGAATCATTATTAGTAGGTGTTTTTGCTTCTCGTTTGGCCAATCCAGATTTAAAGTGGGAAACAACCACCGAGTTGAACCTAGGATTAGATTTTGGTTTTTTTAATCAAAGATTTTCCGGATCAATTGAAGTATATAATAAACAAATTTCAGATTTGTTACAACTAAAACCTATCAACTCCTATAATGAAATAAATACGGTTTGGGCTAATGTTGGTACAACTCAGAGTAAAGGGGTAGAACTTACACTGAATACAGTAAACGTAGCTTCTAAAGACTTTTCTTGGAATAGTACTTTTATATTTTCTAAATATGATGATCGTTGGAAAGAGCGCGCTCCTGATTTTAAGCCTTCGGTTTTTGAAAGTGAAGATGATCCAATTAGAGCGCAGTTCACCTATTTGTCAGATGGGATTATGCAGGCCGGTGAAACTGTAGTTGCCCAACCTGATTTATTTCCAGGACAAATTAAACTGAAAGATATAAACGGGTTTCAAAGAGATAGTTTTGGAAATCCAGTTGTGGATGAAAACGGAGTATTCTTACGAACTGGAGAAGCAGATGGTATAATTGATCAAGCCGATATTGTACTTTTAGGTTCTTCAGATCCCGATTTTATTGCAGGTTTTAGCAATACTATCCGCTATAAGAATTTTTCATTAAATTTCAATTTTAATGGAATGTTTGGGCGTAAAATTGTTGACCAGACTGACTTTGCTTATGGAGTAACAGCAGTGGGTGTTGCAGCGAATGGACGAAATGCTTTAAGAAGTGTTTTAGACCGTTGGACTCCTGAAAACCCTTCAACAACTAGACCTGCATCGCATTACGGTTTTTCTCAATACGATTCGGGTGATTTCTTTTTACAGGATGCCTGGTTTATTAGGCTTCAAAATGTTTCATTAGGTTATGCCTTACCCCAAAAATGGTTTGGAAAATATATTTCTGGTGGCAATATCAGATTGGATGGACAAAATCTTTTTGTAATTACTCCTTACAATGGTATTGATCCTGAAACAGATGCATATACCGCCGCATATCCAAATGTTAGAACCTTCACTTTAGGAATTGATTTAAAATTTTAA
- the nagB gene encoding glucosamine-6-phosphate deaminase: protein MTISSIDKATGFEKRFENIGTIVYENSTIASKAVAQEIANLIKVKQSQKQPCILGLATGSSPKGLYAELVRLHKEEGLSFKNVVSFNLDEYYPMEPDAVNSYVRFMKEQLFNHIDILPENCYVPNGLLSKEEIADYCDQYEAKIEALGGIDLQILGIGGNGHIGFNESGSLQNSKTRLVALDHITRVAASGDFGGLENTPRTAITLGVKKIMEAKRVMLMAWGEGKSNIIKASVESEVTSNIPASYLQEHHNATFVLDKAASSKLTRINTPWLVEKIIWTDKLIRKAVLSLAIHLKKPILMLTDADYIENGMSDLLADSGPAYNINIKIFNKLQHTITGWPGGKPNADDSNRPERAEPEKKRVLIFSPHPDDDIISMGGTFKRLHEQGHEVHVGYQTSGNIAVADDETLRFASFVCDYNDKFGIESLESKEIYKKAAAFLKNKKSSEIDTEEVRFIKGLIRKGEARATCHFVGIPDEQIHFMNLPFYETGAIKKNPIGIADVKITLDLIDKIKPHQIYAAGDLADPHGTHKVCLDAIFAAVQELKSKKYMKDCWVWLYRGAWQEWAIDEIEMAIPLGPDQVLEKRKGIFKHQSQKDGVVFQGADSREFWQRAEDRNKETADLYDELGLSHYAAMEAFVRWHF, encoded by the coding sequence ATGACTATAAGTAGTATTGATAAAGCAACAGGCTTTGAAAAAAGATTTGAAAATATAGGTACCATAGTTTATGAAAATTCTACTATAGCATCAAAGGCAGTAGCACAAGAAATTGCAAACCTTATCAAGGTTAAACAATCTCAAAAACAACCTTGTATATTGGGATTGGCTACGGGGTCTTCTCCAAAAGGCCTGTATGCTGAATTGGTGCGGCTACATAAGGAAGAAGGTTTAAGTTTTAAGAATGTCGTATCCTTCAATTTAGATGAATATTATCCAATGGAACCTGATGCTGTTAATAGTTATGTTCGTTTTATGAAAGAGCAATTATTTAATCATATTGACATATTACCTGAAAACTGCTACGTCCCAAATGGTTTATTATCTAAGGAAGAGATTGCTGATTATTGCGACCAGTATGAAGCAAAAATTGAAGCCTTGGGCGGTATAGACTTACAGATTTTAGGAATTGGAGGAAATGGTCATATTGGGTTTAATGAATCTGGTTCTCTTCAAAATTCAAAAACTCGCTTAGTAGCTCTAGATCATATTACTAGAGTGGCAGCTAGCGGTGACTTTGGCGGTTTAGAAAATACACCAAGAACTGCTATTACCTTAGGTGTTAAAAAAATCATGGAAGCGAAAAGAGTTATGCTTATGGCTTGGGGAGAAGGAAAATCCAATATTATTAAGGCTTCAGTAGAAAGTGAAGTAACCAGTAATATCCCTGCTTCTTATTTACAAGAACATCATAACGCAACTTTTGTTTTAGATAAAGCGGCGTCTTCAAAATTAACAAGAATTAATACCCCTTGGCTCGTTGAAAAAATTATTTGGACAGATAAACTAATTAGAAAAGCAGTATTAAGTTTAGCAATTCATTTAAAAAAGCCAATTTTGATGCTAACAGATGCTGATTATATTGAAAATGGCATGAGTGATTTATTGGCAGATTCAGGGCCTGCATATAATATTAACATTAAAATATTCAATAAATTACAACATACGATTACAGGTTGGCCAGGAGGGAAGCCAAATGCAGATGACAGCAATCGTCCTGAACGTGCAGAACCTGAAAAAAAGCGTGTGCTTATTTTTAGTCCACATCCAGATGATGATATTATTAGTATGGGCGGAACTTTTAAACGATTACATGAGCAAGGGCATGAAGTGCACGTTGGCTATCAAACGTCAGGTAATATTGCTGTTGCAGATGATGAAACACTTCGTTTTGCAAGTTTTGTTTGTGATTATAATGATAAGTTCGGAATAGAAAGTCTTGAATCCAAAGAAATCTATAAAAAAGCAGCAGCATTTCTTAAGAACAAAAAATCTAGTGAGATAGACACGGAAGAGGTAAGATTTATAAAGGGTTTAATTAGAAAAGGTGAGGCCAGAGCTACCTGTCATTTTGTAGGTATTCCAGATGAACAAATTCATTTTATGAATCTTCCTTTTTATGAAACGGGAGCTATAAAGAAAAATCCAATTGGTATTGCAGATGTCAAAATAACTTTAGACTTAATTGACAAAATAAAACCACATCAGATTTATGCTGCTGGAGATTTGGCAGATCCCCATGGGACTCATAAAGTTTGTTTAGATGCTATTTTCGCAGCTGTACAGGAATTAAAGTCAAAAAAATATATGAAAGATTGCTGGGTTTGGCTGTATAGAGGAGCATGGCAGGAGTGGGCAATAGATGAGATAGAGATGGCCATACCCTTAGGACCGGATCAAGTATTGGAAAAACGTAAAGGTATTTTTAAGCACCAATCACAAAAAGATGGTGTCGTGTTTCAAGGAGCCGATAGTCGAGAGTTTTGGCAACGCGCTGAAGATAGAAATAAAGAAACAGCTGATTTGTATGATGAACTAGGTTTATCACATTATGCAGCTATGGAAGCTTTTGTAAGATGGCATTTCTGA